Proteins from a single region of Lasioglossum baleicum chromosome 1, iyLasBale1, whole genome shotgun sequence:
- the LOC143207250 gene encoding uncharacterized protein LOC143207250, which yields MEFSVEELLSKQSEIGRKISRITENFRKTISQAKMTGGDVKSRLQRLEEYWSLFQKNHDILAFRHMDAIKGSDYVKMEYADAVEEAYMEQRGRLLDLANQFGEGGSSTTKRSAAASSKEEKDPGSAPLPRMQLPEFAGAYVEWPSFKDLFKSIVERNKSLGAVDRLQYLKSSLHGEAADLIRDLPTTGENYDRAWAILREQYENKRILVRSCLDKLASLPAMRESSAQEIINVQKGVFSVINTLEGLGRPITKTEDWFVYSVVKLLDPVTRDKWEERIAGSTDPPSFSSLKEFLIKRRHQLEASTKLSSSPPAHSSNSSNQLNHHEARSSQGSSKPKGPTRTVRSNHANQSQRPACIMCSEKHYLMQCPKYKALPPAERRGQVEKIRLCCNCLGRHQVATCPSTRSCLTCGERHHSTLHDAYRDGSRQTTTAHHIQDCRNVEGKILLASAIILVADRHGRQQEVRALIDQGSEISMVTEGLAQRLQLARATSTVDIYGVGGQRLAKARGRVNLDVSSFTNDETIKVSAIVLPKLTSYNLGCSTPNRPWNHLKGLKLADPAPATVTPIEVLLGADVYTAIIREGIRKGAPNEPVGQQTIFGWIVTGRAGVTTTTTHARVHQVLVGDSLSTVVRRFWEQEELRDPHATRTAEEMECENFFASSHSRTPEGRYQVRLPFKSRGPITSGSRTASWHSLKRMEQKFKRDEALKSLYSDFISQYEELGHMTLVNPPSTEQPAHYLPHHGVLKPSSTTTKLRVVFNGSWSEASQQSLNDCLHVGPNLLPLLADVLLRWRKHKYVVTADIIKMYRQILVHPEDRNFQRILWRDNESEEVREYCLNTVTYGLSCAPFLAVRTLHQLAEDEGSQYPIAARALRHDSYVDDILTGADTIHALKETALQLQQLCKAGGFILQKWASNTAELRKVTIQLSQSQPSSPLEGQPESKTWTDSIHSALGLLWSPHDDSFRFTITDTDVQPTTKRSVVSKAAQLFDPLGWLTPVIVRAKITIQSTWLLGIGWDDPLPAALDNDWRTFCAELKQLEMVRLPRPLFQNFRNEQREFHGFADASERAYGAVVYLRMKTEDNRWTLTLIAAKSKVAPLQQVSLPRLELCAAHLLARLTQHITTTLHMDKTEVHLWSDSTVALGWIQGHPSRWRTYVANRVADIQRRVPEAQWHHIAGVKNPADCASRGLSPSQLLSWTLWWKGPEFLHCDANLASSAPVAQENLPEQREPIVAVVTGAAKEEEENETLQRFSSYTRLLRVTAWCRRWLSRFRDRPSHTLTNTDSFPSGQPTVLTTAELINAERGWIHAVQRMAFGKEVSMLTQNQSLSQKSSLAPLVPSLDKHNLMRVGGRLGKAPLNPDETHPIILPPQSHLTQLIVDFIHRSTMHGGVQATLGAIRQRFWIPTGRSIVKKAIRKCVTCLRWRAEPAQQLMADLPTHRVTPARPFHSTGVDYAGPIWLRTTSGRGHKAYKGFFAVFVCMVTKAVHLEVVSDYTSEAFLAAFRRFVSRRGICAHLYSDCGTNFLGADRELRRLFTANSQENRSLRDQMSTLRTEWHFNPPAAPHFGGLWEAAVKSTKYHLRRTIGETKLTFEEMTTLLAQVEACLNSRPLAALSDDPADLTALTPGHFLVGSALQALPEPSLLDEGTNRLTRWQLISKMRDQFWARWKREYLHALTSRTKWRQTKENISPGRLCIIVGEQTPPSRWLLARVTEAHPGTDGKVRVVKVATATSEFTRPIHKLVVLPIDTNDR from the coding sequence ATGGAATTCTCCGTCGAAGAACTGCTCTCCAAGCAGAGCGAAATAGGAAGGAAGATAAGCAGAATAACCGAGAACTTTAGGAAGACCATCTCGCAGGCCAAGATGACAGGAGGCGATGTCAAATCCAGGTTGCAACGCCTCGAAGAGTACTGGTCGCTGTTCCAAAAAAACCACGACATATTAGCGTTCCGCCACATGGACGCGATAAAGGGCAGCGACTACGTAAAAATGGAGTATGCTGATGCGGTAGAAGAAGCATACATGGAGCAAAGGGGTCGGTTACTTGACCTGGCGAATCAATTCGGCGAAGGCGGCTCCAGTACGACGAAAAGGAGTGCTGCAGCTTCATCCAAGGAGGAAAAGGACCCTGGATCGGCGCCGCTGCCCAGGATGCAGCTACCCGAGTTCGCTGGAGCGTACGTGGAGTGGCCATCATTCAAAGATCTGTTCAAATCCATTGTCGAACGGAATAAGAGTTTGGGCGCTGTGGACCGGCTGCAATACCTGAAAAGCAGTCTCCACGGAGAAGCCGCAGATCTGATCAGGGATCTCCCAACCACTGGTGAAAACTACGATCGTGCATGGGCAATCCTGCGGGAGCaatatgaaaataaaagaataCTGGTGCGATCGTGCCTAGACAAGCTCGCCTCCCTGCCCGCGATGAGAGAAAGTTCGGCGCAAGAGATCATCAACGTGCAAAAGGGTGTTTTCTCCGTAATAAATACGTTGGAAGGCTTGGGACGACCAATCACCAAGACAGAAGATTGGTTTGTCTATTCCGTCGTCAAGCTCCTCGACCCTGTGACGCGTGACAAGTGGGAGGAAAGAATTGCTGGCAGTACCGATCCCCCGTCCTTCTCATCATTGAAGGAATTTCTGATAAAGAGACGGCACCAGTTGGAGGCGTCAACCAAGCTCTCGTCCTCGCCTCCCGCtcacagcagcaacagcagcaatcAGCTCAATCACCACGAGGCCCGCTCCAGCCAGGGATCTTCGAAGCCTAAGGGGCCAACGCGCACAGTGAGGAGCAATCACGCGAATCAGAGCCAAAGGCCAGCTTGCATCATGTGTAGCGAGAAGCATTACCTTATGCAGTGCCCCAAGTACAAGGCACTCCCGCCAGCAGAACGAAGAGGGCAAGTGGAGAAGATCCGTCTCTGCTGCAATTGTCTCGGCAGACACCAGGTCGCAACTTGCCCGTCCACCAGGAGCTGCCTGACATGCGGAGAGAGACATCATTCCACGCTTCATGATGCCTACAGAGATGGCTCTCGGCAGACAACAACGGCTCACCACATACAGGACTGTCGCAATGTAGAGGGCAAGATACTGCTAGCATCGGCTATCATTCTAGTTGCAGATCGCCACGGCAGACAGCAGGAAGTGCGTGCCCTCATCGACCAGGGCTCCGAAATATCGATGGTGACAGAAGGGCTGGCGCAACGACTGCAGCTCGCTCGAGCGACGTCCACAGTGGATATTTACGGTGTCGGGGGACAGCGGCTCGCCAAGGCTCGCGGACGTGTTAACTTGGACGTTTCTTCATTCACAAACGATGAAACGATCAAGGTCTCGGCCATCGTGCTCCCAAAACTCACGAGCTACAATCTTGGCTGTTCCACGCCAAATCGACCCTGGAACCATTTAAAGGGGTTGAAACTGGCTGATCCCGCTCCTGCAACAGTAACGCCCATTGAAGTCCTGTTGGGAGCTGACGTCTACACAGCAATAATTCGAGAGGGAATACGGAAGGGCGCGCCAAACGAGCCCGTCGGCCAACAAACCATTTTTGGCTGGATCGTCACCGGAAGGGCTGGAGTCACCACCACAACCACGCACGCCCGAGTGCACCAAGTGCTTGTTGGGGACTCCCTAAGCACGGTAGTACGGAGGTTCTGGGAGCAAGAAGAACTCCGGGACCCGCACGCGACTCGAACAGCGGAGGAGATGGAGTGCGAGAACTTCTTCGCATCGTCTCACTCACGCACTCCTGAGGGTCGCTATCAAGTGAGGCTCCCTTTCAAATCACGAGGTCCCATCACTTCAGGGTCGAGAACAGCATCCTGGCACTCTCTAAAAAGGATGGAACAGAAATTTAAAAGAGATGAAGCACTCAAGAGCCTCTACAGTGACTTCATCTCTCAATACGAGGAACTAGGACACATGACCTTGGTAAACCCGCCGTCAACCGAGCAACCTGCACACTATCTACCGCATCATGGAGTATTGAAGCCCAGCAGTACCACAACAAAACTGAGGGTGGTGTTCAATGGCTCCTGGTCCGAGGCATCTCAGCAATCTCTTAACGACTGCCTTCACGTGGGACCAAATCTGCTGCCACTTCTTGCGGACGTCCTGCTGCGATGGCGCAAACACAAATACGTGGTGACAGCTGACATCATAAAGATGTACCGACAAATCCTGGTGCACCCGGAGGACCGCAACTTCCAAAGGATCCTATGGAGAGACAACGAGTCAGAAGAAGTGAgagaatattgtttaaacaCTGTCACTTACGGCTTGTCTTGTGCTCCATTCCTCGCAGTCAGGACGTTGCACCAGCTGGCAGAAGATGAAGGCAGCCAGTATCCCATCGCAGCACGAGCACTCCGACACGACTCCTATGTCGACGATATTCTCACTGGAGCCGACACGATCCACGCCTTGAAGGAAACAGCACTCCAATTGCAGCAGTTGTGCAAGGCGGGCGGCTTCATATTACAGAAGTGGGCATCCAACACGGCTGAGCTCCGTAAAGTTACAATACAACTGTCACAAAGCCAACCTTCATCACCGTTGGAAGGTCAACCGGAGTCAAAAACGTGGACTGACTCAATACACTCGGCTCTCGGTCTCCTGTGGTCACCTCACGATGACAGTTTCAGGTTCACGATCACCGACACCGACGTCCAACCTACGACAAAAAGGAGTGTGGTATCCAAGGCAGCCCAGTTGTTCGATCCATTGGGATGGCTAACCCCAGTCATCGTCCGAGCAAAAATCACCATTCAATCAACGTGGTTGCTGGGAATAGGCTGGGACGACCCACTTCCTGCAGCATTGGACAACGACTGGCGAACATTCTGTGCAGAATTGAAGCAGCTGGAGATGGTAAGGTTGCCCCGACCTCTGTTTCAGAACTTCCGCAATGAACAGAGGGAGTTCCATGGGTTCGCCGACGCCTCGGAACGAGCATATGGGGCAGTCGTGTACCTGAGAATGAAAACCGAGGACAACCGATGGACACTGACACTTATCGCTGCTAAGAGCAAAGTTGCACCACTGCAACAAGTCTCACTGCCCCGCTTAGAGCTCTGTGCAGCGCACCTTCTCGCTCGGTTGACACAACACATCACGACAACACTGCACATGGACAAAACAGAAGTTCACCTTTGGTCCGACTCCACGGTAGCATTGGGGTGGATTCAAGGCCATCCATCCCGATGGAGGACCTACGTGGCCAACAGGGTGGCCGACATCCAACGAAGGGTCCCCGAAGCACAATGGCATCACATTGCAGGAGTCAAAAATCCAGCGGACTGTGCTTCGAGAGGACTTTCCCCGTCACAATTGCTCTCTTGGACATTGTGGTGGAAGGGGCCCGAGTTCCTGCATTGCGATGCCAACCTTGCTTCTTCGGCACCCGTCGCGCAAGAGAATTTGCCGGAACAGCGAGAGCCCATCGTGGCTGTTGTCACAGGAGCTgcaaaagaagaggaagagaatGAGACTTTGCAGCGCTTCTCCTCCTACACCAGGCTGCTCCGAGTCACTGCATGGTGCCGGAGATGGCTTAGTCGATTCCGAGACCGACCATCGCACACACTTACCAATACTGACTCGTTCCCGAGCGGTCAGCCTACAGTTCTGACAACAGCAGAACTTATCAATGCTGAGAGAGGGTGGATCCACGCAGTTCAGAGGATGGCCTTCGGCAAGGAAGTCTCAATGTTGACGCAGAACCAAAGCTTATCGCAGAAAAGCAGTCTAGCACCACTAGTTCCATCCCTGGATAAGCATAACTTGATGAGAGTCGGAGGACGATTGGGCAAAGCCCCGCTTAACCCTGATGAAACCCATCCTATAATCCTTCCCCCACAATCTCATCTCACCCAGTTAATCGTAGATTTCATTCATAGGAGTACCATGCATGGGGGAGTCCAAGCGACGTTAGGAGCCATCAGACAACGATTTTGGATTCCAACAGGGCGATCCATCGTAAAGAAGGCCATCCGCAAGTGCGTAACCTGCTTGCGATGGCGGGCGGAACCCGCACAGCAACTGATGGCAGATCTACCCACGCATCGCGTCACTCCAGCACGCCCCTTTCACTCTACGGGGGTAGACTACGCCGGCCCAATTTGGCTGAGGACGACATCAGGTCGAGGTCACAAGGCTTACAAAGGCTTCTTCGCTGTGTTCGTCTGCATGGTGACCAAAGCAGTCCACTTGGAAGTCGTGTCAGACTATACTTCCGAGGCCTTCTTGGCTGCATTCCGCAGATTTGTCTCACGTCGTGGTATTTGTGCGCATTTGTACAGCGACTGTGGGACGAACTTCCTTGGAGCCGACCGGGAGCTGCGGCGCCTTTTCACTGCCAACAGTCAGGAAAACCGCAGCCTCAGGGACCAGATGAGCACCTTGCGGACCGAGTGGCACTTCAACCCTCCAGCTGCACCACATTTTGGCGGCCTATGGGAGGCAGCAGTCAAGTCCACTAAATACCACCTACGACGGACCATTGGAGAAACCAAACTTACGTTTGAAGAGATGACCACACTGCTAGCTCAAGTGGAGGCCTGCCTAAATTCAAGGCCACTAGCTGCGTTATCCGACGACCCAGCAGATTTGACGGCACTAACACCAGGTCATTTCCTTGTAGGTTCGGCTTTGCAGGCGCTCCCGGAACCGTCGCTGCTCGATGAGGGAACCAACCGCCTCACCCGATGGCAGCTGATTTCTAAAATGAGAGACCAATTTTGGGCCAGATGGAAGCGCGAGTACCTTCATGCGCTCACCTCGCGAACGAAATGGCGTCAAACCAAGGAGAACATCTCGCCCGGTCGACTCTGCATCATCGTCGGAGAACAGACACCTCCTTCACGTTGGCTCCTCGCACGAGTCACGGAAGCTCACCCAGGGACAGACGGCAAGGTTCGAGTGGTCAAGGTGGCCACAGCAACATCCGAATTCACCAGGCCAATTCACAAACTCGTCGTTCTGCCGATCGATACGAATGATCGATGA